The Lentzea guizhouensis genome contains a region encoding:
- a CDS encoding citrate synthase: MPDATTAPTDPQTVALRHEGGELEMKVVPASEGASGIELGKLLSTTGLVTLDTGFVNTASCSSEITYIDGDAGILRYRGYPIEQLAARSNFAEVSYLLIYGELPTAAQLEDFSSKISRHTLLHEDLKRFFDGFPRDAHPMPVLSSAVSALSTFYQDSLSPFDANQVEISTIRLLAKLPTIAAYAYKKSVGQPFLYPDNSLGLVENFLRMTFGFPAEAYDLDPDLVRALDLLFILHADHEQNCSTSTVRLVGSSEANLFASISAGINALFGPLHGGANSAVLEMLEKIKADGGDVASFVNKVKNKEDGVRLMGFGHRVYKNYDPRAAIIKKTADEILNKLGADDQLLDIAKQLEETALADDYFISRKLYPNVDFYTGLIYRAMGFPTKFFTVLFALGRLPGWIAHWREMINDPATKIGRPRQIYTGPTERDFIPMENR, encoded by the coding sequence ATGCCCGACGCGACGACTGCGCCGACCGACCCACAGACCGTCGCGCTGCGCCATGAGGGCGGAGAGCTCGAGATGAAGGTGGTGCCGGCGTCCGAAGGCGCGTCCGGCATCGAACTCGGCAAGCTGCTGTCGACGACCGGTCTGGTGACCCTGGACACCGGTTTCGTCAACACGGCCTCCTGCTCCTCCGAGATCACCTACATCGACGGTGACGCCGGAATTCTGCGTTACCGCGGGTATCCGATCGAGCAGTTGGCCGCGCGCTCCAACTTCGCGGAGGTCAGCTACCTCCTCATCTACGGCGAGCTGCCGACCGCCGCGCAGCTCGAGGACTTCTCCTCCAAGATCAGCAGGCACACGCTGCTGCACGAGGACCTCAAGCGCTTCTTCGACGGCTTCCCGCGTGACGCGCACCCCATGCCGGTGCTGTCCTCCGCGGTGTCGGCCCTGTCGACCTTCTACCAGGACTCGCTGTCGCCGTTCGACGCGAACCAGGTGGAGATCTCCACGATCCGCCTGCTGGCGAAGCTGCCGACGATCGCGGCCTACGCGTACAAGAAGTCGGTCGGCCAGCCCTTCCTCTACCCGGACAACTCGCTTGGCCTGGTGGAGAACTTCCTGCGGATGACCTTCGGGTTCCCGGCCGAGGCCTACGACCTCGACCCGGACCTGGTCCGCGCGCTCGACCTGCTGTTCATCCTGCACGCCGACCACGAGCAGAACTGCTCCACGTCGACCGTGCGCCTGGTGGGCTCCTCGGAGGCGAACCTCTTCGCGTCCATCTCCGCGGGCATCAACGCCCTGTTCGGCCCGCTGCACGGCGGCGCGAACAGCGCGGTGCTGGAGATGCTCGAGAAGATCAAGGCCGACGGCGGCGACGTGGCGTCGTTCGTCAACAAGGTCAAGAACAAGGAGGACGGCGTCCGCCTGATGGGCTTCGGCCACCGGGTCTACAAGAACTACGACCCGCGCGCCGCGATCATCAAGAAGACCGCCGACGAGATCCTCAACAAGCTCGGCGCCGACGACCAGCTGCTCGACATCGCGAAGCAGCTCGAAGAGACGGCCCTGGCGGACGACTACTTCATCTCCCGCAAGCTCTACCCGAACGTGGACTTCTACACGGGTCTGATCTACCGGGCGATGGGCTTCCCGACGAAGTTCTTCACCGTGCTGTTCGCGCTCGGCCGGCTCCCCGGCTGGATCGCGCACTGGCGCGAGATGATCAACGACCCGGCCACGAAGATCGGCCGCCCGCGGCAGATCTACACCGGCCCGACCGAGCGCGACTTCATCCCGATGGAGAACCGCTGA